Proteins encoded together in one Micromonospora auratinigra window:
- a CDS encoding 3-oxoacyl-ACP reductase, producing MQGRLTDRVAVVTGAGSGIGLATVRRFAAEGARVVCVDIDADAGRRAAEEVGGEFVATDVADEGAVRELFDGVAERHGRVDVAFNNAGISPPDDDSILETGLDAWERVLRVNTTSVYLCCKYAIPHMRRQGKGSIINTASFVALMGAATSQIAYTASKGGVLAMTRELGVQFAREGIRVNALCPGPVATPLLLELFAKDPERAARRLVHVPMGRFGNPEEIAAAVAFLASDDASFMTAAQFVVDGGITGAYVTPL from the coding sequence GTGCAGGGTCGACTGACGGACCGGGTGGCCGTGGTGACGGGCGCGGGCAGCGGGATCGGGCTGGCCACCGTGCGGCGGTTCGCCGCCGAGGGGGCGCGGGTGGTCTGCGTCGACATCGACGCCGACGCCGGGCGGCGGGCCGCCGAGGAGGTGGGCGGGGAGTTCGTGGCCACCGACGTGGCCGACGAGGGCGCGGTGCGCGAGCTCTTCGACGGGGTGGCCGAGCGGCACGGCCGGGTGGACGTGGCGTTCAACAACGCCGGCATCTCGCCGCCGGACGACGACTCGATCCTGGAGACCGGGCTGGACGCCTGGGAGCGGGTGCTGCGGGTCAACACCACCAGCGTCTACCTCTGCTGCAAGTACGCCATCCCGCACATGCGTCGGCAGGGCAAGGGCTCGATCATCAACACCGCCTCGTTCGTGGCGCTGATGGGGGCGGCGACGTCGCAGATCGCGTACACCGCGAGCAAGGGCGGGGTGCTGGCGATGACCCGGGAGCTGGGCGTGCAGTTCGCCCGGGAGGGCATCCGGGTCAACGCGCTCTGCCCCGGCCCGGTGGCCACCCCGCTGCTGCTGGAGCTGTTCGCCAAGGATCCGGAGCGGGCCGCGCGCCGGCTCGTGCACGTGCCGATGGGCCGGTTCGGCAACCCCGAGGAGATCGCCGCCGCGGTGGCCTTCCTGGCCAGCGACGACGCCTCCTTCATGACCGCCGCGCAGTTCGTGGTCGACGGCGGGATCACCGGCGCGTACGTGACACCCCTATGA
- a CDS encoding gamma-glutamyl-gamma-aminobutyrate hydrolase family protein: MSRPLIGITAYVEPAGWAVWRDVPAALVPQAYVRAVTAAGGRAVVLPPDDADADVLAVLDGLLLAGGADVGPERYGRPPDPRTEARPDRDAGELALLAAALAADLPLLGVCRGMQLLAAACGGTLHQHLPDVVGHERHRPAPGVYGSHPVRFAAGSRAAAVMAGVDRVNSYHHQGVADPGGLRVTGWADDGVVEAVEDPGRRFVLGVQWHPENEPDPRPVTALVRAATGQNAFV; this comes from the coding sequence ATGAGTCGGCCGCTGATCGGGATCACCGCGTACGTCGAGCCGGCGGGGTGGGCGGTGTGGCGGGACGTGCCGGCGGCACTGGTGCCGCAGGCGTACGTGCGGGCGGTGACGGCTGCCGGCGGCCGGGCGGTGGTGCTGCCCCCGGACGACGCGGACGCGGACGTGCTGGCGGTGCTGGACGGGCTGCTGCTGGCCGGCGGCGCCGACGTCGGCCCGGAGCGGTACGGCCGCCCGCCGGACCCGCGTACCGAGGCCCGGCCGGACCGGGACGCGGGCGAGCTGGCGTTGCTGGCCGCCGCGCTGGCGGCCGACCTGCCGCTGCTCGGCGTGTGCCGGGGCATGCAGCTGCTCGCCGCCGCGTGTGGCGGCACCCTGCACCAGCACCTGCCGGACGTGGTCGGGCACGAGCGGCACCGCCCGGCCCCGGGGGTGTACGGGTCGCATCCGGTCCGGTTCGCCGCGGGCAGCCGGGCCGCGGCGGTGATGGCCGGGGTGGACCGGGTCAACTCGTACCACCACCAGGGGGTCGCCGACCCGGGTGGCCTGCGGGTGACCGGGTGGGCCGACGACGGGGTGGTGGAGGCGGTCGAGGATCCCGGGCGGCGGTTCGTGCTCGGGGTGCAGTGGCATCCGGAGAACGAGCCGGATCCGCGGCCGGTGACCGCCCTGGTCCGGGCCGCGACCGGCCAGAACGCCTTCGTGTAG
- a CDS encoding SpoIIE family protein phosphatase yields the protein MGSAQGGEDGRRASSGTADARLPALLTAAFAAGGQMGERLRAFDWSTTALGTPDSWPPALAHAMSTMLASQAQMVVFWGADHLTFYNDAYRPTIGDKHPAVLGQPARDYWVETWDVLGPLLDGVRRTGVPYRGDNHPFVINRHGFLEDVYFDISYDPIRDADGGVNGIFCFVQETTGRVLGERRLRTLAELGSELADVRSTVELGRTTARVLDAHRADVPFSAIWLHDENGTPALAGCSGVQPGALTDGPPEPGAESVEHARWVTVADLLGEVPPDAADHALVLPLTATNEPAGVLLLGVARRLPFSDDYRDFVELVAAQVSRAVGKQRAYEQERARAAELAALDRAKTNFFANVSHEFRTPLTLVLGPLEDMLADPTLSPSHTERLGMMHRNALRLLKLVNTVLDFSRLESGRLAARYQPTDLADYTARLASTFRSATERAGLRLVVECPPLPAPVYVDRDMWEKIVLNLISNAVKFTFEGEIRVRIGAGERGAVLEVSDTGVGIAPEELPQVFERFHRVAGARSRTHEGTGIGLALVRELVEMHGGTVRAGSVVERGTTFTVTVPFGYGHLPADRVAALAPVPLSEPEQARLYVAETALWTDDVSRPAGLPEPTAAPSGSGRILLADDNADLREHVGRLLSPAYEVVAVPDGVEALRLAVDTPFDLVLTDVMMPRLDGFGLVTALRANPVTRHVPIVLLSARAGSAEEVAGLAVGADDYLTKPFSSQELIARVRANVELGQLRGQIIRRLRALADAAVAINTARTTADVVQVAARHALSLAEAARVVVTATGSRYEADGGGDAPVEPSAVLPLTGTTGEQLGELRVWRREGGGTEQAALTELARLIGVRLENAQLYEAEHHIATTLQHSLLPRTLPQLPGAVVASRYLPGSADVEVGGDWYDVIRTPDDDLVLVIGDVVGKGVRAAAAMGQLRNALRAYVLEGFDPGAALTRLNHLVTSTEGGSFATVFCLWFTPDTGRLRYASAGHPSPLLIEGDEVAYLHDRALGPPIGAIPQTGYRTVEGSIAPGGRLLLYTDGLIEDRRLGIDAGFSQLRSDATAGGAHVADLVDAVVERVAGRARHDDVAVLALEAAELNRFALRLPADPTRLSVLRKRLEDFLVAHQVGETDLFDLTVAISEAAANAIEHPLDPAEATIDVEVTIADRTVTATVRDSGRWRESSGSSFRGRGLALIQALGELSVTRTGAGTEVTLRRRLAD from the coding sequence ATGGGCTCGGCCCAGGGGGGCGAGGACGGGCGTCGCGCGTCCTCGGGGACCGCCGACGCGCGACTTCCGGCGCTGCTGACCGCGGCCTTCGCCGCCGGCGGTCAGATGGGCGAACGGCTGCGCGCCTTCGACTGGTCCACCACTGCGCTCGGCACCCCGGACAGCTGGCCCCCGGCGCTCGCCCACGCGATGAGCACCATGCTCGCCTCCCAGGCCCAGATGGTGGTCTTCTGGGGCGCGGACCACCTGACCTTCTACAACGACGCCTACCGGCCCACGATCGGCGACAAGCACCCCGCGGTGCTCGGCCAGCCCGCCCGCGACTACTGGGTGGAGACCTGGGACGTGCTCGGGCCGCTCCTGGACGGGGTGCGCCGCACCGGGGTGCCGTACCGGGGCGACAACCACCCCTTCGTGATCAACCGGCACGGCTTCCTGGAGGACGTCTACTTCGACATCTCCTACGACCCGATCCGCGACGCCGACGGCGGCGTCAACGGAATCTTCTGCTTCGTCCAGGAGACCACCGGCCGGGTGCTCGGCGAACGCCGGCTGCGCACGCTGGCCGAGCTGGGCTCCGAGCTGGCCGACGTGCGGAGCACCGTGGAGCTGGGCCGGACCACCGCCCGGGTGCTCGACGCCCACCGCGCGGACGTGCCGTTCAGCGCCATCTGGCTGCACGACGAGAACGGCACCCCGGCGCTGGCCGGCTGCTCGGGCGTGCAGCCGGGCGCGCTCACCGACGGGCCGCCCGAGCCGGGCGCCGAGAGCGTCGAACACGCCCGCTGGGTGACCGTCGCCGACCTGCTCGGCGAGGTGCCGCCGGACGCCGCCGACCACGCCCTGGTGCTGCCGCTGACCGCCACCAACGAACCGGCCGGCGTGCTGCTGCTCGGGGTGGCCCGCCGGCTCCCGTTCAGCGACGACTACCGCGACTTCGTGGAGCTGGTCGCCGCCCAGGTCTCCCGGGCGGTCGGCAAGCAGCGGGCGTACGAGCAGGAGCGGGCCCGCGCCGCCGAGCTGGCCGCGCTGGACCGGGCCAAGACGAACTTCTTCGCCAACGTCAGCCACGAGTTCCGCACCCCGCTCACCCTGGTCCTCGGCCCGCTGGAGGACATGCTCGCCGATCCGACGCTCTCCCCGTCGCACACCGAGCGGCTGGGCATGATGCACCGCAACGCGCTGCGGCTGCTCAAGCTGGTCAACACCGTGCTCGACTTCTCCCGGCTGGAGTCCGGCCGGCTGGCCGCCCGCTACCAGCCCACCGACCTGGCCGACTACACCGCCCGGCTGGCCAGCACCTTCCGCTCGGCCACCGAACGGGCCGGGCTGCGCCTGGTCGTCGAGTGCCCACCGCTGCCCGCGCCGGTCTACGTCGACCGGGACATGTGGGAGAAGATCGTCCTCAACCTGATCTCCAACGCCGTCAAGTTCACCTTCGAGGGCGAGATCCGGGTGCGGATCGGGGCCGGCGAGCGCGGCGCGGTGCTGGAGGTCTCCGACACCGGCGTCGGAATCGCGCCCGAGGAGCTGCCTCAGGTCTTCGAACGGTTCCACCGGGTCGCGGGCGCGCGGTCGCGTACCCACGAGGGCACCGGCATCGGCCTGGCCCTGGTCCGCGAGCTGGTCGAGATGCACGGCGGCACGGTCCGGGCCGGCAGCGTCGTGGAGCGGGGCACCACCTTCACGGTCACCGTCCCGTTCGGGTACGGGCACCTGCCCGCCGACCGGGTCGCCGCGCTCGCGCCCGTCCCGCTCAGCGAGCCGGAGCAGGCCCGCCTCTACGTCGCCGAGACCGCGCTCTGGACCGACGATGTGAGCCGCCCCGCCGGGCTGCCCGAGCCGACCGCCGCGCCCTCCGGCTCCGGCCGGATCCTGCTCGCCGACGACAACGCCGACCTGCGCGAGCACGTCGGCCGGCTGCTCTCCCCGGCGTACGAGGTGGTCGCCGTGCCGGACGGGGTGGAGGCGCTGCGGCTGGCCGTGGACACCCCGTTCGACCTGGTGCTGACCGACGTGATGATGCCTCGGCTGGACGGGTTCGGCCTGGTCACCGCGCTGCGCGCGAACCCGGTCACCCGGCACGTGCCGATCGTGCTGCTCTCCGCCCGGGCCGGCTCCGCCGAGGAGGTCGCCGGGCTCGCCGTCGGCGCCGACGACTACCTCACCAAGCCCTTCTCCAGCCAGGAGCTGATCGCCCGGGTCCGCGCCAACGTCGAGCTGGGCCAGCTGCGCGGGCAGATCATCCGCCGGCTGCGGGCCCTCGCCGACGCGGCGGTCGCCATCAACACCGCCCGGACCACCGCCGACGTGGTCCAGGTCGCCGCCCGGCACGCGCTCAGCCTCGCCGAGGCCGCCCGGGTCGTGGTGACCGCCACCGGCAGCCGGTACGAGGCGGACGGCGGCGGCGACGCCCCGGTCGAGCCGTCGGCCGTGCTGCCGCTGACCGGCACCACCGGCGAGCAGCTCGGCGAGCTGCGGGTGTGGCGGCGCGAGGGCGGCGGCACCGAACAGGCGGCGCTCACCGAACTGGCCCGGCTGATCGGCGTACGGCTGGAGAACGCCCAGCTCTACGAGGCCGAGCACCACATCGCCACCACCCTGCAGCACAGCCTGCTGCCGCGCACGTTGCCGCAACTGCCCGGCGCGGTGGTGGCCAGCCGGTACCTGCCCGGCAGCGCGGACGTCGAGGTCGGCGGCGACTGGTACGACGTGATCCGCACCCCGGACGACGACCTGGTGCTGGTGATCGGCGACGTGGTGGGCAAGGGCGTGCGCGCCGCCGCGGCGATGGGACAGCTCCGCAACGCGCTGCGGGCGTACGTGCTGGAGGGGTTCGACCCGGGGGCGGCGCTCACCCGCCTCAACCACCTGGTCACCTCCACCGAGGGCGGCTCCTTCGCCACCGTGTTCTGCCTCTGGTTCACCCCGGACACCGGTCGGCTCCGCTACGCCAGCGCCGGTCATCCGTCACCGTTGCTCATCGAGGGGGACGAGGTGGCGTACCTGCACGACCGGGCGCTCGGGCCGCCGATCGGCGCGATACCGCAGACCGGGTACCGGACCGTCGAGGGCAGCATCGCCCCCGGCGGTCGGTTGCTGCTCTACACCGACGGCCTGATCGAGGACCGGCGGCTCGGCATCGACGCCGGGTTCAGTCAGCTCCGGTCGGACGCGACCGCCGGGGGTGCGCACGTCGCCGACCTGGTCGACGCGGTGGTCGAGCGGGTGGCCGGCCGGGCCCGACACGACGACGTGGCGGTGCTGGCGTTGGAGGCCGCCGAGCTGAACCGGTTCGCGCTGCGGCTGCCCGCCGACCCGACCCGGCTCAGCGTGCTGCGCAAGCGGCTGGAGGACTTCCTGGTCGCGCACCAGGTCGGCGAGACGGACCTGTTCGACCTGACCGTGGCGATCTCCGAGGCCGCCGCCAACGCCATCGAGCACCCGCTGGACCCGGCCGAGGCGACCATCGACGTCGAGGTGACCATCGCCGACCGGACGGTGACCGCGACGGTCCGGGACAGCGGCCGCTGGCGGGAGTCGAGCGGGTCGAGCTTCCGGGGCCGGGGGCTGGCGCTGATCCAGGCGCTCGGCGAACTCTCGGTCACCCGGACCGGGGCGGGCACCGAGGTGACGCTGCGCCGCCGGCTGGCCGACTGA
- a CDS encoding STAS domain-containing protein: MDQGGAPPVFSVTAERDDDHLSVVVTGEVDMATADTMFQTALREPATRLTLDLREVTFFDSAAIHAVVRLAQRFPGTLRVLPSRQVRRVLEISGLGDQDWLVES; encoded by the coding sequence GTGGATCAAGGGGGCGCACCTCCCGTCTTCTCCGTCACCGCGGAGCGCGACGACGACCACCTCAGCGTGGTGGTGACCGGCGAGGTCGACATGGCGACCGCCGACACCATGTTCCAGACCGCGCTCCGGGAGCCGGCCACCCGCCTCACCCTCGACCTGCGCGAGGTCACCTTCTTCGACTCGGCGGCGATCCACGCGGTGGTCCGCCTCGCCCAGCGCTTCCCGGGCACCCTGCGGGTGCTGCCGTCCCGTCAGGTACGCCGGGTGCTGGAGATCTCCGGCCTGGGCGACCAGGACTGGCTGGTCGAGAGCTGA
- the map gene encoding type I methionyl aminopeptidase, with amino-acid sequence MTVRAPLTPGTLSPWRAVPAHITRPEYVGKKNPRQWRGSHVQTPETIEKMRVAGRLAAQATQLAGEHCKPGVTTDEIDRVVHEFLCDHGAYPSTLGYRGFPKSCCTSLNEVICHGIPDSTVLQDGDIINVDVTAYLNGVHGDTDATFCVGEVSEEARLLVERTHEAMMRGIKAVAPGRQINVIGRVIESYAKRFGYGVVRDFTGHGIGEAFHSGLYVPHYDSPRPTDVMEPGMTFTIEPMITLGTHQYDMWDDGWTVVTKDRRWTAQFEHTIVVTDGGYEILTLP; translated from the coding sequence ATGACCGTCCGTGCGCCGCTGACCCCCGGCACGCTCTCCCCGTGGCGAGCGGTGCCCGCCCACATCACGCGCCCCGAGTACGTGGGGAAGAAGAACCCGCGGCAGTGGCGCGGCTCGCACGTGCAGACGCCGGAGACCATCGAGAAGATGCGGGTCGCCGGCCGCCTCGCCGCCCAGGCGACCCAGCTCGCGGGTGAGCACTGCAAGCCGGGGGTGACCACCGACGAGATCGACCGGGTCGTGCACGAGTTCCTCTGCGACCACGGCGCGTACCCGTCGACGCTGGGCTACCGGGGCTTCCCGAAGTCCTGCTGCACCAGCCTCAACGAGGTGATCTGCCACGGCATCCCCGACTCCACCGTGCTGCAGGACGGCGACATCATCAACGTCGACGTCACCGCGTACCTGAACGGGGTGCACGGCGACACCGACGCCACCTTCTGCGTCGGCGAGGTGAGCGAGGAGGCCCGGCTGCTGGTCGAGCGGACCCACGAGGCGATGATGCGCGGCATCAAGGCCGTCGCCCCGGGCCGCCAGATCAACGTGATCGGCCGGGTCATCGAGTCGTACGCCAAGCGCTTCGGCTACGGGGTGGTCCGCGACTTCACCGGCCACGGCATCGGCGAGGCCTTCCACAGCGGCCTGTACGTCCCGCACTACGACAGCCCGCGTCCCACCGACGTGATGGAGCCCGGCATGACGTTCACCATCGAGCCGATGATCACGCTCGGCACCCACCAGTACGACATGTGGGACGACGGCTGGACCGTGGTCACCAAGGACCGCCGGTGGACGGCCCAGTTCGAGCACACCATCGTCGTCACCGACGGCGGCTACGAGATCCTGACCCTGCCGTGA